CCCTCCACCCCCTCGACGGAGCAAAACCTTGGCCCAGAAGTACTACGTCATCTGGCAGGGCCACCAGACGGGTATCTTCACCGACTGGACCACCTGCAAGCGCCACATCGACGGCTACCCCGGCGCGCGCTACAAGTCGTACAAGACCCGCCTCGAGGCGGAGCAGGCCTTCGCGGCCGGGGCCGGCCCCTCCCTCGGCAAGGCCCGCGCCGAGGCCGCCGCGAAGAAGAAGCGCCCGGCCGGCGCCAACGCCCTGAAGACCTGGACCACCGCCGACATCGACGCCCTCGACGTCGACGTGAAGATCTTCACCGACGGCGGCTGCGAACCCAACCCCGGCCAGGCGGGCAGCGGCCTCGCCGTCTACCGCGGCGGCCTGCTCACCGAACTGTATTCCGGCCTCTACGAACCCCGCGGCACCAACAACACCGCCGAGCTGAACGCCCTGCACCACGCCCTGCAGCTGGCCGCCGACGAGGTCGCCGCCGGCCGCACCGTCGCCGTGTTCGCCGACTCGAGCTACGCCATCCAGTGCGTCACGAAGTGGGCCTTCGGGTGGGAGAAGAAGGGCTGGCGGAAGCAGGGCGGCGAGATCGCGAACCTGAACCTCATCCAGCCCATGTTCGCGTTGTACAAACGCCTCGGGAAGAAGGTGCAGGTGCTGCACGTGAACGGCCACGTGGGCGTCGAGGGCAACGAGCTGGCCGACCGCATGTCCATCCACGCCATCGACAAGCGCGTGCGCGGCCTCGAACCGTTCCCCGTGCCCGACGAGCCCGCCGACGTCCTGAAGATGCGCAAGGGCTGAGGCGCGGCCTACTCCGGGCGCAGGATCTCCGGCCAGCCCAGGACCAGGTTCACGTGGCGCGGCACCGCCGTCTCCTTGGCGTCGATCACGACGAAGCGCTCGCCGTCGGCGGACACCGACCAGTTGCACGCGTCCATGTCGGGCGGCCCGATGACGAACAGCTCCTGCGGCCTGCCGATGCGCGGCCGCCCGTCCACGATGTCCACCGCCACCGCCGTCAGCGTGCCGTTGATCTGCTGGTAGACGACCTCGCGCCCGCCCTTCGTCCAGGCGACCCGCGTGCCCGACTTCACCGAGAGCTGCACCAGCGGCGCCATGGCGGGCCAGGGCGCCAGGTAGCTCTGCGCCGTGCCCGACTCGTCCGAGGAGAAGACGAACCACTTCTCGTCCGGCGAGAGCGCGGCGCCCAGCTCCGTCCCCGGGGTCTGGCGCACCACCCGCGGGTGGTCGGGGTCGTCCAGATCGACGGCCCACAGGTCGAACTGGGTCTTCTCGCCGGCGATCGCGAGGATCAGGGTGCGCTCGTCCGCCGAGACGTCGAGCAGGCGCACGTCCTGGCCCGACTCGTAGACGGGCACCGGCGCGTCGGGGCTGCCGACCTCCTTGCGGTACACGGAGTAGTGGCCCGAGCGGTCCGAGATGAAGTAGAGCCGCCGGCCGTCGCGGCTCCAGGCCGTGTCCAGGTCGTCGGCCGGATGCGTGGTGAAGCGCGAGCGCAGGCCCCGCTCGAGGTCGATCAGCCAGATGTCCCAGGTGCCGATCTGGTCGATGGTCGTGTTGGCCGCGAGGTAGCGCCCATCCGGCGAGAGCGCCACGATGGCGTAGTTGTCGTCCTCGGCCGCCGGCTCGGCGACGACCCCGTCGCGGCCGATCCAGTTCAGGCTCGAGAGCTGTTCGGCCGAGCCCCGCAGGTAGCACAGGGAGCCCTCGGACGAGATGGAGTAGGCGGCGCGGGCCGCCCCGTTGATGATCATCACGTCGTCGACCACGATCTGCGGCGAGCCCGACAGGCGCCCGGTGCGCGGGTCCATGGGCTGGGCCACCAGGTTGCCGTTGCGTTCGTAGACGAGGCGGCCCGAGGCCCAGGTGCCCATGACGCGGGCGTGGGTCACGACCTGCGTGGAGTCGCCGTCGAGGCTCGCGAAACGGATCTCCGAGTCACGGTTGCCGCCGGCGCGGGCGAAGTAGATGAAGTGGCGTCCGTCGGGCATGAACTGCGGATGCCGGTGCGAGTTGAACTCCCGGTCGGCCGCCAGGTCGGTGACCGCGCGCGCCTCGCCGCCGGCGGCCGGTACCAGCCGGATCGAGGTGTTGTAGTCGGTCGTCAGCAGGATCTCGCCCTGCCGGTTCCAGCTGCCGCCCTTGCCGTTGCCCGCGTCGCAGATCTTCTGGGGCGGCCCGCCGTCGACCGGGATCTTCATGAGCCCGGTGTTGCGGTCGTAGTAGGCGATCCAGCGGCTGTCCGGCGACCAGAAGGGGTACTGGGCGTCGCGCGTGTCCGAGAGCCGGATCGCGCGCGGCTGGTCGAGCGAGCGGAGGTACAGATCGACGGTGTTGTTCTCGGCGTCCAGGGCGCTGAAGGCGACCATGGTGCCGTCCGGCGAGATCTCGGGCAGGCCGGGGAACGATCCGGTCACGTGGAAATTGGCGCCGTCGGGGGCCGGCAGGGCCAGATGCAGCGGCCCCGTGGCGTCGTCGCCGCCGCCCCGACCGCCCAGGGCGAACCAGGCCGCCACCGCCGCGAACACCGCGACGAGCACCCAGGGCACGATCCGCGCCGGGCCGCCCCGGCCCCCGGGCGTCGCGGCCACGGTCGCCATGGCCTGGGTGAACATGCCCGACTCGGCCGCCGGGTCCTCGAGCCGCACCCGCGCCTCGCCGATGTCGCGCAGGCGCTGGCGGGGATCCTTCTCCAGGCAGCGGCGCAGCACGCGCTCCACCTGGAAGGGCA
The sequence above is a segment of the bacterium genome. Coding sequences within it:
- a CDS encoding protein kinase, which translates into the protein MERGTRLAHYEVGEKIGRGGMGEVYRARDTKLGREVALKLLPPEFAADGERLARFEREAKVLASLHHPNIASIFGFENVAGTIFLVMEFVDGEDLAEVLRKGPLPVDEAVDVARQIAEGLEEAHEKGIVHRDLKPANVKRTPDGKVKVLDFGLARAFAGQSSGEEVISSAPTMTAAMTQVGTVLGTAAYMSPEQARGREVDRRADIWAFGVILFEMLTGKQTFVGETASDTLAGILKSDPEWSALPPKLPFQVERVLRRCLEKDPRQRLRDIGEARVRLEDPAAESGMFTQAMATVAATPGGRGGPARIVPWVLVAVFAAVAAWFALGGRGGGDDATGPLHLALPAPDGANFHVTGSFPGLPEISPDGTMVAFSALDAENNTVDLYLRSLDQPRAIRLSDTRDAQYPFWSPDSRWIAYYDRNTGLMKIPVDGGPPQKICDAGNGKGGSWNRQGEILLTTDYNTSIRLVPAAGGEARAVTDLAADREFNSHRHPQFMPDGRHFIYFARAGGNRDSEIRFASLDGDSTQVVTHARVMGTWASGRLVYERNGNLVAQPMDPRTGRLSGSPQIVVDDVMIINGAARAAYSISSEGSLCYLRGSAEQLSSLNWIGRDGVVAEPAAEDDNYAIVALSPDGRYLAANTTIDQIGTWDIWLIDLERGLRSRFTTHPADDLDTAWSRDGRRLYFISDRSGHYSVYRKEVGSPDAPVPVYESGQDVRLLDVSADERTLILAIAGEKTQFDLWAVDLDDPDHPRVVRQTPGTELGAALSPDEKWFVFSSDESGTAQSYLAPWPAMAPLVQLSVKSGTRVAWTKGGREVVYQQINGTLTAVAVDIVDGRPRIGRPQELFVIGPPDMDACNWSVSADGERFVVIDAKETAVPRHVNLVLGWPEILRPE
- a CDS encoding viroplasmin family protein, which encodes MAQKYYVIWQGHQTGIFTDWTTCKRHIDGYPGARYKSYKTRLEAEQAFAAGAGPSLGKARAEAAAKKKRPAGANALKTWTTADIDALDVDVKIFTDGGCEPNPGQAGSGLAVYRGGLLTELYSGLYEPRGTNNTAELNALHHALQLAADEVAAGRTVAVFADSSYAIQCVTKWAFGWEKKGWRKQGGEIANLNLIQPMFALYKRLGKKVQVLHVNGHVGVEGNELADRMSIHAIDKRVRGLEPFPVPDEPADVLKMRKG